A portion of the Bifidobacterium sp. ESL0800 genome contains these proteins:
- a CDS encoding glycoside hydrolase family 3 N-terminal domain-containing protein: MTEDKRLPYQNPNLSDGERIADLLGRMTLEEKVGQMMQLDARGGDLKHLIVERHVGSILHTRPSDLPKAVDMVRKKTRLGIPLVIGDDCIHGYSFWEGATIYPEELGMASSWDPAKVEKMARATAEEVSATGVHWTFSPVLCISRDTRWGRVGETFGEDPTLIGEFASAMVRGYQGGAKAGEPLAKDAILACAKHFAGYSETQGGRDASEADLSHRKLASWFLPPFERVAREGVGTFMLGYESIEGVPVTFNHWLLSDKLRGDWGYKGMLVTDWDNVGRSVWEQKVKPDFVHAAADAVKAGNDLVMTTPQFYEGAIEAVKSGLLKESDIDEAVSRILAVKFRLGLFEDPRLPDQKRIDAVIGNEAHRRTNLELTRESVVLLRNGSRAWNADGADGADDSQADKPVLPLDAKSIHRLAVAGPLADDAQTQLGDWAGNSGQVSWMPEGQPREMITTVVDGLKALGKDDDFEVTYTKGANVVVLKDDPNGPVFPDGQPRPKVAFPAPLDQRLLDEAVENARQSDAVIAVVGDTIPLIGEGRSSATLELQGGQVALLDALAEVAKADDKPFVVVLLSSKPQVLPQSALNADALLWAPSPGMEGGRAIAEILMGVTAPSGRLPITFPRHAGQLPVYYNQIRGQHAWRYADLTQDPAFAFGEGLSYTTFSYGEPQIEGGETPFGADETLHVSIEVTNTGSNAGTEVVQAYVGDLVTSVSWTDRELKTFGRVELKPGESKTVTLDIPVSACSIVDADANRIVEPGEFELLVGHSSRRRDLKRTTFTVE, translated from the coding sequence ATGACGGAAGATAAAAGGTTACCGTACCAAAACCCGAACCTAAGCGACGGCGAACGTATCGCTGACCTGTTGGGGCGTATGACGCTGGAGGAGAAGGTCGGGCAGATGATGCAGCTCGACGCCAGGGGCGGCGACCTGAAGCACCTGATCGTCGAACGCCATGTCGGCTCGATCCTGCACACCCGGCCGTCCGATCTGCCCAAGGCCGTCGATATGGTGCGCAAGAAGACCAGGCTCGGCATCCCGCTGGTCATCGGCGACGATTGCATCCACGGCTATTCGTTCTGGGAGGGTGCGACGATCTATCCCGAAGAGCTCGGCATGGCCTCTTCCTGGGATCCGGCGAAGGTCGAGAAGATGGCGCGGGCCACCGCCGAGGAGGTCTCGGCGACCGGCGTGCACTGGACCTTCTCGCCGGTGCTCTGCATCTCGCGTGACACCCGTTGGGGCCGCGTGGGCGAGACCTTCGGCGAGGATCCGACGCTGATCGGCGAGTTCGCCAGTGCCATGGTGCGCGGCTATCAGGGCGGCGCCAAGGCGGGCGAGCCGCTGGCAAAAGACGCGATCCTGGCCTGCGCCAAGCATTTCGCGGGCTATTCCGAAACGCAAGGCGGACGTGACGCCAGCGAGGCCGACCTTTCGCACCGCAAGCTCGCCTCGTGGTTCCTGCCGCCCTTCGAACGCGTGGCACGTGAGGGCGTCGGCACGTTCATGCTCGGCTACGAGTCCATCGAGGGCGTGCCGGTGACCTTCAACCACTGGCTCTTGAGCGACAAGCTTCGTGGCGACTGGGGCTACAAGGGCATGCTGGTCACCGATTGGGACAACGTCGGCCGTTCGGTCTGGGAACAGAAGGTCAAGCCTGATTTCGTGCACGCCGCGGCCGATGCGGTCAAGGCGGGCAACGATCTGGTGATGACCACGCCGCAGTTCTACGAAGGCGCGATCGAGGCCGTCAAGTCCGGCCTGCTCAAGGAAAGCGATATCGACGAGGCCGTTTCGAGGATTCTCGCCGTGAAGTTCCGCTTGGGGCTGTTCGAGGACCCGCGGCTGCCCGACCAGAAGCGTATCGACGCGGTCATCGGCAACGAGGCACACCGCCGGACCAATCTCGAGCTCACGCGTGAGTCGGTGGTGCTGCTGCGCAACGGTTCGCGAGCCTGGAACGCGGATGGCGCCGATGGCGCCGACGACTCGCAGGCGGACAAGCCTGTGCTGCCGCTTGATGCGAAGTCCATTCATCGCCTCGCCGTCGCAGGCCCGCTCGCCGACGATGCCCAGACGCAACTGGGCGACTGGGCCGGCAATTCCGGCCAGGTCTCCTGGATGCCGGAGGGGCAGCCGCGCGAGATGATCACGACGGTGGTCGACGGTCTTAAGGCGCTCGGCAAGGATGATGATTTTGAAGTCACGTACACCAAAGGTGCCAACGTGGTGGTGCTCAAGGATGATCCGAACGGTCCGGTGTTCCCCGATGGGCAGCCGCGTCCGAAGGTGGCGTTCCCGGCGCCGCTTGACCAGCGTTTGCTTGATGAGGCCGTGGAGAACGCCCGCCAGTCGGATGCCGTTATCGCCGTGGTCGGTGACACCATCCCGCTGATCGGCGAGGGCCGGTCCTCGGCGACCCTGGAGCTTCAGGGCGGTCAGGTCGCGCTGTTGGATGCGCTCGCCGAAGTCGCCAAGGCCGACGATAAGCCGTTCGTCGTCGTGCTGCTGAGCTCGAAGCCGCAAGTGCTGCCGCAAAGCGCCCTGAACGCCGATGCGTTGCTCTGGGCGCCGAGCCCGGGTATGGAGGGCGGCCGCGCCATCGCCGAGATTCTGATGGGCGTCACCGCCCCGAGCGGCCGTCTGCCGATCACTTTCCCGCGTCACGCCGGCCAGCTTCCCGTCTATTACAACCAGATTCGCGGCCAGCACGCGTGGCGTTACGCCGATCTGACGCAGGATCCGGCGTTCGCGTTCGGCGAGGGCCTGAGCTACACCACCTTCTCCTACGGCGAGCCGCAGATCGAGGGCGGGGAAACGCCGTTCGGCGCCGACGAGACCCTGCATGTCTCGATCGAGGTGACCAACACCGGCAGCAACGCGGGCACCGAAGTGGTGCAGGCCTATGTCGGCGACCTGGTCACGTCGGTGAGCTGGACGGACCGCGAGCTGAAGACGTTTGGCAGGGTCGAGCTGAAGCCGGGGGAGAGCAAGACCGTAACGCTCGACATCCCCGTCTCCGCGTGCTCCATCGTCGACGCGGACGCCAACCGCATCGTCGAGCCCGGCGAGTTCGAGCTGCTGGTCGGCCATTCCTCCCGTCGCCGCGACCTGAAGCGCACGACGTTCACGGTCGAGTGA
- a CDS encoding MFS transporter: MDQEDMSTVASASPRLEQYNAAIAAADKDPTLSPETGKPFGAVTIARYGAAFLGFGILWMIGINSVSAFIIPLRLKQMVPNPEAVIAINGTVSSVFSLLSNLIFGNFSDRTRSHFGRRTPWIVIGSLIGGIFMFLTGMAPNAFLMVLCFGLAMAGLNMMIAPVVAMISDRVPSGIRGTMSAFYGAGSTVGAPLGTLLATKLMNNQTASSISAGAFMLVSGLLLLVLVPREKSADFLPKTSGGLKDILVSFTPPRFKTNHDFYKAFAGRLCMLMGYQMIAAYQLYIITDHVGQSNTKAAETMSVMSIISMVVSLAGPAVSGPLSDFLGRRKVPVVIASVLFAIGVAMPWVMPTTMGMYLYAGIAGLGYGVYSSVDQALNVDVLSDKETAGKDLGILNLATTLGQMIGPVLTSTIVMVTGGYPVAFAVSICMAILGSVFILSIKSVR, encoded by the coding sequence ATGGACCAGGAAGACATGAGCACTGTGGCTTCGGCTTCACCACGACTAGAGCAGTACAATGCAGCCATCGCTGCGGCTGACAAGGATCCGACGCTGTCTCCGGAAACAGGAAAGCCGTTTGGCGCGGTGACCATAGCTCGTTATGGGGCGGCATTCCTTGGCTTTGGTATTTTGTGGATGATCGGCATCAATTCTGTATCGGCCTTTATCATCCCGCTGCGTCTGAAGCAGATGGTTCCGAACCCGGAAGCGGTCATCGCCATCAACGGCACGGTATCCTCCGTGTTTTCGCTGCTTTCGAATCTGATATTCGGTAATTTCTCCGATCGGACTCGATCTCATTTCGGACGTCGTACGCCTTGGATTGTGATCGGTTCTCTTATCGGCGGTATTTTTATGTTCCTTACTGGCATGGCGCCAAATGCTTTCCTGATGGTGCTGTGCTTCGGTTTGGCGATGGCTGGTCTCAACATGATGATTGCTCCTGTGGTCGCCATGATTTCCGATCGAGTGCCATCGGGTATCCGTGGAACGATGAGTGCTTTTTACGGAGCCGGGTCGACTGTGGGAGCGCCTTTGGGTACTCTGCTGGCGACAAAGCTCATGAATAATCAAACGGCTTCTTCGATCTCTGCCGGCGCCTTCATGCTTGTCAGCGGCTTGCTCTTGCTGGTCTTGGTGCCGCGAGAGAAGTCTGCGGACTTCCTCCCCAAGACTTCCGGCGGGCTCAAAGACATTTTGGTTTCCTTTACTCCTCCAAGGTTTAAGACCAATCATGATTTCTACAAGGCCTTTGCAGGTCGTCTTTGCATGCTGATGGGCTATCAGATGATTGCGGCTTATCAGCTGTATATCATTACCGATCACGTCGGGCAGAGCAATACCAAGGCTGCGGAGACGATGTCGGTGATGTCTATCATCTCCATGGTTGTCTCGTTGGCCGGTCCTGCGGTTTCCGGTCCGTTGTCGGATTTCCTGGGCCGTCGTAAGGTTCCTGTGGTCATTGCATCCGTGTTGTTCGCCATTGGCGTGGCGATGCCGTGGGTGATGCCGACGACGATGGGCATGTACCTGTACGCAGGAATAGCGGGTTTGGGCTATGGCGTGTATTCGTCGGTTGATCAGGCGCTGAACGTTGACGTTCTTTCAGATAAAGAGACCGCTGGCAAGGATCTCGGTATCTTGAATCTTGCCACAACATTGGGCCAGATGATTGGCCCTGTGCTGACGTCTACGATAGTCATGGTCACCGGCGGCTATCCGGTCGCCTTCGCGGTTTCGATTTGCATGGCAATTCTTGGCTCGGTATTTATCCTGTCCATCAAGAGCGTACGCTAA
- a CDS encoding alpha-L-rhamnosidase C-terminal domain-containing protein, with protein MENNQTPSTTAQSHWIWPVAPNGQPDTAAAKQRAVFANFRKILHINTIPEHFQVRVCADARYKLFVNGTFIQAGPAKTDSSRRCYDLCDIAGALHKEDNVIAATVLHYPSDAPGNNSVVSTTCPGFWLESMDCDTVTGNPTLATDASWQSRIDTNRRIVSENPFFAPLQIMEDYAPSVTDNHWMTSNSSSFMDWSNSYEYTAAQLPSILRPDNLQPRAIPFMRDTSRSFRSGPSLPVTLEPGTVKEFVVDAGELMTGYLTLALTGGAGSRIDILQSEGYVKYAPEHPSAFEDQPVKGDRTDSEHGVLAGYTDTYHPTGRGTTSEPEIYEPFWLRTFRFVRLKVTAGKKPVTIVRFDYRQTEYPLDATTTVNIQDKTLNNIWDMSLRTLRRCMHETYEDCPFYEQLQYIMDSRTEILYTYAVSADDRLARQAIEAFSNAKQAEGLLNASWPNNTRNVIPGYSLYFVGILYDHMMYFDDTELLKKHMPLVDDILGYFHDHLTKDGIVGKVGGIDAPDPCWSFIDWTPEWNKTRGVPTAILDGPLTMESLLYIMALQYASKIYKHLGDQGKAETCAREASDIQKAVNLLCRDAHGMYTDGPSCSDISQHCQVFAALTHTSDIEQSRKNVMTTLEDPKHYAQCSIAMAYYLFRALEELDLYDETSTLWTPWQKMLSNHMTTCAEDDLKQRSDCHAWGALALYELPSAILGVKPSSPGYRSARISPHAAGLEKASGSVATPHGPIQVSWKKDNGQGQSDMSISFNAPSDIEVEVIKPHKQ; from the coding sequence ATGGAAAACAACCAAACCCCCAGCACGACCGCTCAAAGCCATTGGATATGGCCTGTCGCGCCAAACGGACAGCCTGATACGGCAGCGGCGAAACAACGGGCCGTTTTCGCCAACTTCCGGAAAATACTTCACATCAATACCATTCCGGAACACTTCCAGGTAAGAGTCTGCGCTGACGCCCGTTACAAACTATTCGTCAACGGAACGTTCATTCAGGCCGGTCCCGCCAAAACAGATTCGAGTAGACGATGCTACGACCTTTGCGACATCGCCGGGGCACTGCATAAAGAGGACAACGTCATCGCAGCTACAGTGCTTCATTACCCATCCGATGCCCCTGGCAACAACAGCGTCGTCTCGACCACATGCCCCGGGTTCTGGCTGGAATCCATGGATTGCGACACTGTCACAGGCAATCCCACTCTGGCAACCGACGCTTCTTGGCAATCGCGTATCGACACCAATCGAAGAATCGTCAGCGAAAATCCATTCTTTGCTCCATTACAGATTATGGAGGATTATGCGCCTTCCGTCACCGACAACCACTGGATGACGTCGAACAGTTCCTCTTTCATGGATTGGTCAAACTCATACGAATATACCGCCGCGCAGCTGCCTTCCATCCTGCGTCCCGATAATCTTCAACCCCGAGCTATCCCGTTCATGCGGGACACTTCACGCTCCTTCCGTTCAGGTCCGTCGCTTCCGGTCACGCTCGAACCCGGAACCGTCAAGGAATTTGTCGTAGACGCCGGCGAACTCATGACCGGATATCTCACATTGGCTCTAACCGGCGGAGCAGGCAGTCGCATCGACATCCTCCAATCAGAGGGCTACGTCAAATACGCTCCCGAACATCCTTCAGCATTCGAAGACCAGCCAGTGAAAGGAGACAGGACCGACAGCGAACACGGGGTTCTTGCCGGCTACACAGACACGTATCACCCCACGGGCCGGGGCACCACAAGCGAACCCGAAATCTACGAGCCCTTCTGGCTGCGCACGTTCCGCTTCGTCCGCCTGAAGGTCACTGCCGGGAAAAAGCCCGTGACCATTGTGCGGTTTGACTATCGTCAGACGGAATACCCTCTTGACGCCACGACAACGGTCAACATTCAAGACAAGACGCTGAACAACATCTGGGATATGTCATTGCGCACACTGCGGCGCTGTATGCACGAAACCTACGAGGACTGCCCGTTTTACGAGCAATTGCAATACATTATGGATTCTCGTACTGAAATTCTCTACACGTATGCAGTCTCCGCCGACGATCGGCTGGCCAGACAAGCCATCGAGGCGTTCTCGAACGCCAAACAAGCCGAGGGACTGCTCAATGCCAGCTGGCCGAATAACACGAGAAACGTCATTCCCGGGTATTCCCTTTATTTCGTGGGCATACTCTACGACCACATGATGTACTTTGACGACACGGAACTTCTGAAGAAGCATATGCCCCTTGTGGACGACATTCTCGGTTACTTCCATGACCACTTGACCAAAGACGGCATTGTAGGTAAAGTCGGCGGCATAGACGCCCCGGATCCTTGTTGGTCGTTCATCGACTGGACACCGGAGTGGAACAAGACAAGAGGCGTTCCTACGGCGATCCTCGATGGTCCGTTGACCATGGAAAGCCTGCTCTATATCATGGCGCTGCAATATGCATCGAAGATATACAAGCATCTTGGCGATCAAGGCAAGGCGGAGACGTGTGCCAGAGAAGCAAGCGACATACAAAAGGCCGTCAATCTCCTCTGCCGCGATGCCCATGGAATGTATACAGATGGACCCTCCTGCTCCGACATCAGTCAGCATTGCCAGGTATTCGCCGCATTGACGCATACCAGCGATATCGAGCAATCCCGGAAAAACGTCATGACGACACTTGAGGACCCGAAACACTATGCGCAATGTTCGATCGCGATGGCATATTATCTCTTCCGGGCTTTGGAGGAACTTGACCTTTACGACGAAACATCAACATTATGGACTCCGTGGCAGAAGATGCTCAGCAACCATATGACGACCTGCGCGGAAGACGACCTCAAACAGCGCAGCGACTGCCATGCCTGGGGTGCGTTGGCCCTCTACGAATTACCGTCAGCAATACTGGGCGTCAAACCAAGTTCACCGGGGTATCGAAGCGCGAGGATTTCCCCCCATGCGGCCGGGCTCGAAAAAGCCTCCGGCTCAGTCGCCACCCCGCACGGTCCCATACAAGTATCTTGGAAGAAGGACAACGGACAGGGGCAGTCAGACATGTCGATTTCCTTCAACGCACCCAGCGACATTGAGGTTGAAGTCATCAAGCCGCATAAACAATAG
- a CDS encoding TetR/AcrR family transcriptional regulator, with protein MANSKGKRIRKSPEQRRKEIIDATTRLMSERGYNGFTLTDIADAIGMSQPGLMHYVKNKESLLSSVITQIYDNAGTPEEFIQSGLPGSDSNNLLFPAYMRYLVGYNAQRKSLVQLYNVLSTEAANPNHPLHKLFTNRPQQIWEHYSEFIWKIPPEIGEWNNMRPSVRRCMEFLDGIQLRWLRKPPIDMLTEWLDIESLLFPSPIWDGYRSL; from the coding sequence ATGGCTAACTCAAAGGGGAAGCGGATACGTAAATCTCCGGAACAACGTAGAAAAGAAATTATCGATGCAACTACGCGGTTGATGAGTGAACGGGGATACAACGGCTTTACGCTGACTGATATCGCCGATGCGATAGGTATGAGTCAGCCCGGCTTGATGCATTATGTGAAGAATAAGGAAAGTCTGCTTTCTTCTGTTATCACGCAAATATACGACAATGCGGGCACTCCTGAAGAATTCATACAGTCGGGATTGCCGGGAAGCGATAGCAATAACTTGCTGTTCCCGGCATATATGCGTTATTTGGTCGGATATAATGCCCAGCGTAAATCCCTTGTGCAGCTCTACAATGTTCTGTCGACCGAAGCGGCCAATCCCAATCATCCTCTGCATAAGCTTTTCACGAATCGGCCACAGCAGATTTGGGAGCACTATTCGGAATTCATATGGAAGATACCGCCCGAGATAGGGGAGTGGAACAACATGCGGCCTTCTGTGCGCAGATGTATGGAGTTTTTGGACGGTATACAACTGCGGTGGCTGCGTAAACCTCCGATCGATATGCTGACCGAATGGCTTGATATCGAGTCCTTGCTGTTTCCCTCCCCGATCTGGGATGGTTATCGATCGTTATGA
- a CDS encoding beta-galactosidase, which yields MNGTDRLAKLPDRILFGAAYYDEYVPRGLDRVDKDMEMMRHIGIDTIRIAESTWSTCEPQPGVFDFSHIDRVLDTAERHGISVIIGTPTYAVPTWLVRMHPDVLAVTPEGPGKYGARQIMDIVNPSYRYYAERVIRRLIAHVAQNPAVIGYQVDNETKYYDCVSPDMQMLFVKYLRERFHDDLDVLNAAFGLDYWSNRINAWEDFPDVTGAINESLRAQFDRFRRSQVAQYLAWQAGIVREYARGDQFVTHNFDYEWRGYSFGVQPAVSHFEAAKALDIVGVDIYHPSEDELTGKQIAFGGDMARSVKGGQNYLVLETEAQGQHGWLPYPGQLRLQAYSHLASGADSVMYWHWHSIHNSFETYWKGLLSHDFEPNPTYEEAGVFGQEIARPEVQSCLKHLRKRNQVAIMVSNEALGALDWFTLETGFPTDGGLRYNDIVRMYYDALFELNIETDFVPADVDVATLNQYRLVLTPALYCAPQSTVDTLRAYVKAGGHLLSSLRSFVADDDVTVWHDRAPHGLTDVFGMSYNQFTRPNDVGVVPAAKDYGAALAVPKARSQAEAETETKRVTQPETKAKALIELLKPNGNGTQVLAAYDHPAWGVYAAITRHVFGFGWAQWVGTVLDADAMRAVVRDAANAAGVRSLGVSLAGQVTVRVGFNQNGERIVYFLNYSPDPVSFASPISGKVVVGGIKVASNGSAIVDHASGPASGTCIEAGDELTIGPWNLAVAVVQKGAR from the coding sequence ATGAACGGAACAGATCGATTGGCAAAGTTGCCGGACAGGATTCTTTTCGGTGCGGCGTATTACGACGAGTATGTGCCGCGTGGGCTTGACCGGGTTGACAAGGATATGGAGATGATGCGGCATATCGGCATCGATACCATCCGCATCGCCGAATCGACGTGGAGCACGTGCGAGCCTCAACCGGGTGTCTTCGATTTCTCCCATATCGACCGTGTACTCGACACGGCTGAGCGGCATGGCATTTCTGTGATTATCGGCACGCCGACCTACGCCGTGCCGACGTGGCTGGTGCGCATGCATCCCGACGTGCTTGCGGTGACCCCGGAGGGTCCCGGCAAATATGGCGCCCGGCAGATTATGGATATCGTCAATCCTTCGTACCGGTACTATGCCGAACGTGTCATCAGAAGACTGATCGCTCATGTCGCCCAGAATCCCGCGGTCATCGGCTATCAGGTCGATAACGAGACGAAATACTATGACTGCGTCTCGCCCGATATGCAGATGTTGTTTGTCAAATATCTTCGCGAGCGGTTCCATGACGATCTGGATGTGCTCAATGCCGCGTTCGGACTTGACTATTGGTCGAACCGCATCAATGCTTGGGAGGATTTTCCCGACGTAACCGGAGCCATCAACGAGTCGTTGCGCGCGCAATTCGACAGGTTCAGGCGTTCGCAAGTAGCGCAGTACCTGGCTTGGCAGGCCGGTATCGTACGCGAATACGCCAGGGGCGACCAGTTCGTCACCCATAATTTCGATTATGAATGGCGCGGCTATTCCTTCGGCGTGCAACCGGCGGTCAGCCATTTCGAGGCGGCCAAGGCGTTGGATATCGTGGGTGTCGATATCTACCATCCCAGCGAGGACGAGCTTACCGGCAAGCAGATCGCGTTCGGTGGCGATATGGCCCGTTCGGTCAAAGGCGGACAGAACTATCTTGTGCTCGAAACCGAGGCGCAAGGCCAGCATGGTTGGTTGCCCTATCCCGGTCAGCTTCGTTTGCAGGCCTACAGCCACCTGGCCAGCGGTGCGGACAGCGTGATGTACTGGCATTGGCATTCTATCCACAATTCTTTCGAGACTTACTGGAAGGGTCTGTTGAGCCACGACTTTGAGCCAAATCCGACGTATGAGGAAGCCGGTGTTTTTGGGCAGGAAATCGCCCGGCCTGAGGTGCAGAGTTGCTTAAAGCATTTGCGCAAGCGCAACCAGGTTGCCATCATGGTGTCCAACGAGGCGCTGGGCGCACTTGACTGGTTCACGCTGGAAACCGGATTCCCGACTGACGGCGGGCTGCGTTATAACGACATCGTTCGAATGTATTACGATGCGTTGTTCGAGTTGAATATAGAAACCGATTTCGTGCCAGCAGACGTCGATGTTGCGACTCTGAACCAATATAGACTCGTGTTGACGCCGGCGCTGTATTGCGCTCCGCAAAGTACTGTCGATACGTTGCGCGCCTACGTCAAAGCTGGCGGCCACCTGCTCTCCTCGCTGCGTTCGTTTGTCGCCGACGATGATGTGACGGTCTGGCACGACCGGGCTCCGCATGGGCTGACCGACGTGTTTGGCATGAGCTACAACCAGTTCACGCGGCCGAATGATGTCGGTGTCGTGCCTGCGGCAAAAGACTACGGAGCTGCTCTTGCCGTACCAAAGGCTCGAAGCCAAGCCGAAGCTGAGACCGAGACGAAAAGAGTGACGCAACCGGAAACCAAGGCCAAGGCGTTGATTGAGCTGCTGAAACCGAATGGCAACGGCACGCAGGTTTTGGCTGCTTATGACCATCCGGCTTGGGGAGTCTACGCTGCGATCACCCGCCATGTCTTTGGCTTCGGCTGGGCGCAGTGGGTCGGTACTGTTCTTGATGCTGACGCAATGCGTGCTGTGGTTCGCGATGCTGCCAATGCTGCAGGCGTCAGGTCGTTGGGCGTCAGCTTGGCCGGGCAGGTAACAGTGCGTGTCGGGTTTAATCAGAACGGTGAACGCATCGTTTATTTTCTGAACTATTCACCTGATCCGGTGTCCTTCGCCTCGCCAATATCAGGCAAGGTGGTCGTAGGAGGCATCAAGGTCGCTTCCAACGGATCGGCGATTGTGGATCACGCGTCCGGTCCGGCGTCCGGAACTTGCATTGAAGCCGGAGACGAGTTGACGATTGGGCCTTGGAATCTGGCCGTTGCCGTCGTCCAAAAGGGGGCACGCTGA
- a CDS encoding tRNA-dihydrouridine synthase, producing the protein MTTDHRSTLFSPLTIPTPDGTGLALRNRTILSPMCQYAVEKMDGVATDWHLQHYGSIAAGGFGLLTIESTGVDPVGRISPRDLGIYSDEQEAAHRHLVSFIHSQGAAAAVQLNHAGGRASGKPWLPGMHGGSAPIEDGGWQTVGMTDQSIAKGYRPTTKLDKAGIEQIVSDFAAAARRADAAGYDVIQIHAAHGYLLHQSLSPLTNTRDDKYGGTEENRFRLTREVVDAVREVWPKTKPLGIRISATDWVEGGLDVEATSRLMRDLVKNHGITWVDVSSGGLVNTPLQPSGPGFHAVLGAQIKRALADTDAVVSVVGGICSPEQAETMLRTRQVDAVSIGRAAMRNPHWPAMAAARLGVPREAIPAAAQYWRAEW; encoded by the coding sequence ATGACCACAGACCATCGCAGCACGCTGTTTTCACCATTGACCATTCCCACGCCGGACGGGACGGGGCTCGCGCTGCGCAACCGCACCATCCTCTCCCCCATGTGCCAATATGCCGTCGAGAAGATGGACGGGGTCGCCACCGACTGGCACCTGCAGCATTACGGGTCCATCGCCGCCGGCGGGTTCGGGCTGCTCACCATCGAGTCGACCGGGGTTGATCCGGTCGGCCGAATTTCACCGCGAGACCTCGGCATATACAGCGACGAACAGGAGGCCGCTCACCGGCACCTGGTCTCCTTCATCCACTCGCAAGGCGCGGCTGCAGCCGTACAGCTCAACCACGCGGGTGGCCGCGCCTCAGGCAAGCCTTGGCTTCCCGGCATGCACGGCGGTTCGGCACCGATCGAGGACGGTGGATGGCAGACGGTGGGGATGACCGACCAATCCATCGCCAAAGGCTATCGTCCGACGACGAAACTGGACAAAGCCGGCATCGAACAGATCGTCTCGGATTTTGCCGCGGCCGCACGCCGCGCCGACGCCGCCGGCTACGACGTCATTCAGATCCATGCCGCACACGGCTATCTGCTTCATCAGTCGCTTTCTCCGCTGACCAACACCCGCGACGACAAATACGGCGGCACCGAGGAGAACCGATTCCGGCTCACGCGCGAGGTCGTGGACGCGGTACGCGAGGTGTGGCCGAAAACCAAGCCGCTCGGCATCCGCATCTCCGCCACCGACTGGGTCGAAGGCGGGCTTGATGTGGAGGCCACGTCGCGTCTGATGCGCGATCTGGTCAAAAACCACGGCATCACCTGGGTCGATGTGTCCTCCGGCGGGCTGGTCAACACACCACTGCAGCCTTCCGGCCCCGGATTCCATGCGGTGTTGGGAGCACAGATCAAGCGCGCCTTGGCCGACACCGACGCGGTCGTCAGCGTGGTCGGCGGCATTTGTAGCCCGGAACAGGCCGAGACGATGCTGCGCACCCGCCAGGTCGATGCCGTCTCGATCGGACGCGCCGCGATGCGCAACCCGCACTGGCCCGCGATGGCCGCCGCGCGTCTGGGCGTGCCGCGCGAAGCCATCCCCGCCGCTGCGCAATACTGGCGTGCCGAATGGTGA